AGTGCCCCCGGCGCCCGCCTGCGAGCCGGCCTATGAAGCGCCGCCGTTCGACCCGTCCGCCTATGCCCCGGCCGGTATGGATCGCGACGACGAGCCGCCCATGGACGAGGACTACTACGGCGGTGACAGCGATCCGGTCGGCTTCAGCTACCTCGACGAACTGGCCGAACACGTGCAGGAAGAGGCGCCTGTCGTCGCCCCTGAGCCGTTGCCCGCGTCCAAGCCGGCGACCGGCCTGGCCCTGCAATGGCTAGAATTATTCCCGCAGTTGCCTGTCTCCGGCATGACAGGCAACATCGCCGCAAACTGCACGCTCATGGCTGCAGAAGGCGATGACTGGCTGCTGCACCTGGACCCGGGCCAGGGTGCATTGTTCAACGCCACCCAGCAGCGCCGGTTGAACGAAGCGCTCAACCAGCACCTGGGGCGCACCCTGAACCTGCGGATCGAGCTGATTCGCCCCGAGCAGGAAACCCCGGCCCAGGCTGCGGCGCGCAAGCGTGCCGAGCGCCAGCAGGACGCCGTGAGTGCGATCCAGCAGGATCCGTTGATCCAGCAGATGATCAAGCAGTTCGGTGCCACGGTGCGACAGGATACTATTGAGCCTGTAGACGCCCTGGTCAGCCAGGAGCAGTAACGGATAACCATGCGGCCGGCCTTTGCCGGGCCGCATCACATGACCCAATCGAGGTATACCCCCATGATGAAAGGTGGCATGGCCGGCCTGATGAAGCAGGCCCAGCAGATGCAGGAAAAAATGGCCAAGATGCAGGAAGAGCTGGCCAACGCCGAAGTGACCGGCCAATCCGGTGGTGGCCTGGTCAGCGTCGTGATGACTGGCCGTCATGACGTCAAGCGTGTCAGCATCGACCAGAGCCTGATGTCGACCGAAGAAGACGACAAGGAAGTGCTGGAAGACCTGATCGCCGCAGCGCTGAACGACGCCGTGCGCAAGATCGAGCAGAACAGCCAGGACAAGATGGGCAGCATGACCGCCGGCAT
The Pseudomonas sp. KU43P genome window above contains:
- a CDS encoding YbaB/EbfC family nucleoid-associated protein — protein: MMKGGMAGLMKQAQQMQEKMAKMQEELANAEVTGQSGGGLVSVVMTGRHDVKRVSIDQSLMSTEEDDKEVLEDLIAAALNDAVRKIEQNSQDKMGSMTAGMQLPPGFKMPF